A segment of the Bordetella flabilis genome:
GCGCCGATGATGGCTTCTCGCCGTGCCGCCAGGCGCGTAATCCCGGTAGCCCGGTCGATGGCAAGGTAGGGGTAGGCGGCCTCGGCGCCAAAGTCCTCCAGGCATTCCTCGCGTTCGACAGCCGAGGCTTCGTCGTCAGCGTCGTACTCGTCGATGAAGCGCGCGTGCCGGATGTCGTCGGCGCCGAAGAGCGCCCGCCAGAAAAGCGGGAAGAAAGCGTTGGCTTCCAGCTCGACGCCATGACCGAAGAAGTCACGCCATTCATTGCGGCTGCCTTCGGGCATCCGGGGCTGTGACGCGCTCGACAGGAAGATGGGATGGGACATGCGCTCCGCTCCGTGTATCGGCTGCCGCGATCTTAGCAAGGACCGGGCAGGCCGCAGTAGTGCCGGGTGGGGACCGGCTCTGCGCGCCGACTACCGGCCTCAATGTGAGGAGACGAACTTCGCCTCCGGAAATGCCGGCGGCAGCGCGAAGCTCTCGCGCAGGCGCTTCGTCTCCGCAGCGGGAGTACGGCCGAAGAGTCGCTTGAACTCGCGGTTGAATTGAGACGGGCTGGCATAGCCGACGGCATGGCATGCGGCTTCCGCGGTCATGCCCTGGCGCACCATCAGCAAGCGGGCCTGATGCAATCGCGTGGATTTCACGTATTGCATCGGCGAAGTACTGGTGATGGCCTTGAAGTGGCTGTGAAACGTGGGAATACTCATCCCGGCCTGGTTCGCCAGGCCAGGGAGGTCCAGCGGCTCCGCATACGTGGCATGGATGCGCTCGAGCGCCTTTCCGATCTTGCCGAATTGTCCTTGCATGGCCAAAGCCGCACGCATTGTGTCGCCCTGCGCGCCGGTGAGAACACGGAAATACAGTTCACGTACCAGCCCCCGTCCAAGTATCGCGGCGTCAAGCGGCTGGTTCATGGCTTCCAGGAAGCGCAGTACAGATGCTCGCATCGACGCGTCCATGGGGCTCGACATCATCGGTTGCGGCGCATCCTGCGACGATGGCGGGCCATGACGATCTATCTGGATCATGAGCTCTGCCGCCACCTGGAAGTCCAGATGCATGTACAGCGCCAGAAGAGGAGACTCCGGCGTCGCGTCGGTTTCCATTGTGAAGGGGACCGGTACCGCGACGGCGAGGTAATGCTGGGCGTCGTAGACATACACCCGGTCACCCAGGAATCCCCGCTTCCTGCCCTGGCAGACGATCACGATGCCCGGATCGTAGAGCACCGGTGTGCGAGTCAACGGCCGGTCCGAACGCAGGATGCGCACATCGGGCAACACGGTCAGGTTGTAGCCTTCCTGCGGGGCGAGCGCGGTCAGCAGCGTCACCATCCGTCGTTGTTCATCGGCATCCGCGCAGGCAACGGGCCACTCGATGCGTTGAGCGCGGGGTCGTGGATTCATAGAATCAGGCAATAAAAACAGAGGTTTATGGCTGATTTCGGGCGAATGTCGAGAATAACATGCAGTTCTCGAAACTGATTCGAAGGGAGCACTTGCGATGTCATCAACCAGAACCATGCTTATCACCGGCGTCAGCAGCGGCTTTGGACGCGCATTGGCGGAGGAAGCGCTGGCCGCGGGATATCGGGTGGTCGGCACGGTGCGGAGCGAGCAGGCGAAGCACGACTTCGAATCGCTCAATGCCGCGCGCGCATTCGGCCGAATACTGGATGTCACCGACTTTGATTCCATCCCGGACGTCGTCAACGATATCGAGGCGAACCTCGGTCCGCTGGACGTGCTGGTGAACAACGCCGGTTACGGTCACGAGGGCGTCATGGAAGAATCTCCCCTGGATGCGATGCGCCGGCAATTCGACGTAAACGTGTTCGGTGCCGTTGCCGTCACGAAGTGCGTGTTGCCGCATATGCGCGAGCGCAGGCATGGCCATATCCTGAACATCACGTCGATGGGCGGCTTTATCACCATGCCTGGCATCGCCTATTACTGCGGCAGCAAATTCGCCTTGGAAGGGATTTCCGAAGTCCTGGGCAAGGAAGTAAGGCAGTTCGGTATCCGCGTGACCGCCGTGGCGCCCGGCTCGTTCCGCACGGACTGGGCAGGCCGGTCGATGGTTCGATCGCCGCGTTCGATCGCGGACTACGACTCCTTGTTCGACCCGATCCGCAAAGGTCGCGAAGAAAAATCCGGCAGGCAACTCGGGGATCCCGTGAAGGCTGCACGCGCGATGTTGTCCATCATCGACGCCGATGAGCCGCCTGCGCATCTGCTGTTGGGAAGTGACGCGCTCGGCATGGTCCGGGAAAAGTTTTCGTTGCTCAGTGCCGAACTCGATGCCTGGGAAAGCGTTACACGGTCCACGGACGGATAGCCGGGAAGGCGCCAGTCGCGCATCGGGGTGTCCGGCGCGTTGACAGCAGGCCGCGTGCGATAGGGATCGTGCAACCGCCGCAATTGGCGCGTACCCACTATGATAGGTCGCGACGGCGCGCGGGCGCCGCACGAGCCGGAGAGCACGTATGGATTACCTGTTATCGCTGACCCAGGACCCTGCCGCCTGGATTGCGCTGGCGACACTGATCGCAATGGAAGTCGTACTGGGCATCGACAACCTGATCTTCATTTCGATCCTCACGAACAAGCTGCCGGCGGCGCAGCAGGCGCGCGGCCGACGCATCGGCATCGGCCTGGCCCTGATCCTGCGGCTGGCGCTGCTTGGCACGGTGGCTTTCATCGTGCAGCTCACGCAGCCGTTGTTCGAGATATTCGGGCGCGGCATCTCCTGGCGCGATCTCATCCTGATCGCCGGCGGCCTGTTCCTGGTTTGGAAGGCGACCAAGGAAATCCATCACCATGTCGATCCCGACCCGGGCGGCGACATATTCGAAGGCAAGGCGGCCACCATCGGGTTTGCCGCGGCCATCGGCCAGATTCTATTGCTGGACCTGGTGTTCTCGATCGACAGCATCATCACCGCGGTAGGCATGACCGAGCATATCCCCATCATGTTCATCGCGGTGATCGTCGCCGTGCTGGTCATGCTGCTGGCCGCCGATCCGCTGGCTCGCTTCATCCAGCGCAATCCCACGGTTGTGATGCTGGCCCTGGGTTTCCTCCTGATGATCGGCATGACGCTGATCGCGGAAGGCTTTGGCGCCCACGTGCCCAAGGGTTACATCTACGCCGCCATGGCGTTTTCCGCCCTGGTCGAAGGCCTGAACCTGATGGCGCGGCGCGCCAAGGACCGACGCGGCGGTGGGGCGGGGGGCCACTGAGCGGAGAGGGCTGGCGCCAAGCCGATCGCCCCCACGCCGACGCCCTCAATGGGCGCTGGCTCGCGCGTAGAACCCGTGCTGGCCCAGTAGCTCTTCGTGCGTCCCACGCTGCGCCAAGGCACCGTTCTGCAGCACCAGGATCAGGTCGGCCTCTTGTATGGTCGACAGCCGGTGCGCGATGACCAGCGTGGTGCGATGCTGCATCAGCACCTGCAACGCACGTCGCACCTGCAGCTCCGAAAGCGTATCGAGGTGCGAAGTCGCCTCATCCAGGATCAGCACCGGCGCGTTCTTCAGGAAGGCGCGCGCGATGGAGATGCGCTGGCGCTGCCCGCCCGACAACTGCATGCCTCGCTCGCCCACGCGCGTCGCCAGGCCTTCCGGCAAGGCAAGGACGAAATCCGCCAAGGCAGCCTGTTCGAGCGCGGCCTGCAACTCGGCCTCGCTGGCGTCGGGGCGCGCCAGGCGGATATTCGCTTCCAGCGTGTCGTTGAACAGGTAAGTGTCCTGCGTGACCAGCGCCACGCATTCGCGCAGTTCGTCGAGATTCAACTCCCGCACGTCAATGCCGCCCAGGCGTACCGTGCCCTGGCCTGGGTCCCAGAAGCGCAGCAGGAGGCTGGCCACGGTACTCTTGCCGGCGCCGGAGGCGCCGACGATGGCCGCCATGGCGCCGGCAGGGACCTGGAAGCTGAGGTCCTTAAGCGTCGGCTCGCGATTACCCGGGTAGGTGAAGCGGACCCGATCGAATTCCAGCGACAAGCCTTCCGCCGCCTGCGGCGCCGTCCGGGGACCATCCGTGACCGGCTCGGGCTCATGGCTGACGACATGCAACCGGCGCGACGCCGCCACGGTGTCGGCCAGTTGGCGGCTTACCTGCGAGATTTCCGATACGGGCAGGAAGGTGGCCAGGGCGATCAGGATCAGCAAGGGCAGCATGCCGGGGGCCAGGGCGCCGGCCGATACGAGCATCGCCCCGACGATGGCCACGGCCAGGCCTCCCGATCCCATCGCGATCTCGAAGCGCGCGGTCTGGGACGAGAGGTCGCGCAGCATGTCCAGCCGCCTCAGGCCATAGCGTTCGGCGAGCAGCAGGAACTGCGCGCGGCGGCGGCCGGTAGCCTGGAAGGCCGTCAGCTCGCCCAGCCCCTGGATGGTGTCGGTCGTGTGGGCGCTCATCTCGCCCAGCGCGGCGCGCGCCTTGTCGCCCAGGGCATCGATGCGGCGGCGGCCGCGGATGGGCGCAAACAGGGCGTAGGCCAGGAAAGGCAGCAACGCCAACGCTACCGGCCAGCTATAGGCCGCCAGGAAACCCAGCACCGTCAAAGGAACCAGTAGCGAGACGATGGCCGGCCCGATGGTATGCGCATAGAAGTACTCGATCATCTCCACGTCCTGCGTCGCCAAGGCGACCAGGTCGCCGGAGCGGCGCTGCAGCAGGTAGGCGGGCGCCAGCCGTTCCAGCTTGTCATAGAGTTTGACGCGCATATCGCCCAGCAGCTGGTAGGCCATGGCATGCGCCAGCCATGACTCCAGCCAGTGGAACAGCGCGGCCAGGGGCGCCGCGATCAGCAGCCCGATGACCAGCCCGCCCGTGGGCCGGCCGTCGCGAATGGCGGCCACCACCAAAGCGCTCAACACACCGACACCGATATAGGCCGCCACGCGGGCTACGCCCAGCACGATGGTCGTCAGCAAGGTGCCGCGCCAAGGGCGCACGACAGCGAGCAGCGTCGCCAAGGTCTCGCGCCAGCCCACGTGATCGGCGTCTTCGTCCAGCGCGCGCGGTGCGGGGCCCGGGCGTGGCGTACCGGCCGCTTCGGTGCCATCCTGCACCACCTGCGTCATTGCGGTTGCAGCCTCCGCCGGCCGGTCCTGGGCCGCCTGGCGGCGCGCGGCATCCTGGTCATGCATCAAGCGGTAGTACAGCCCCTGGCGCGCCATGAGTTCGGCATGGGTACCCTGTTCCACGATGCTGCCGCGATCGAGCACCAGGCAGCGGTCGGCGCCGACCACGCTGGCCAGCCGATGCGCGAGGATCAGTGTCGTACGGCCGGCCATCAAGCGGTCCAGGGCCTGCTGGATGATGGCTTCGTTCTCGGTATCCACCGACGATAGCGCCTCGTCCAGGATCAGGATGGGCGCGTCGCGCAACAAGGCACGCGCGATCGCGATGCGCTGGCGCTGGCCGCCGGAAAGCTGCAAGCCACGTTCGCCGATGCGGGTTGCGTAGCCCTTGGGCAAGGCCTGGATGAAGTCGTCGATATTCGCGGCCCGCGCCGCCGCACGTACCTCTTCGTGCGTGGCATCGGGCCGTCCCAGGCGCAAATTGTCGTCCAGCGTGCCATGGAACAGCGTAATGTCCTGGCTGACCACGGCGATGCGCGATAGCAGGGCCTGTGCATCGAGTTCGCGCACGTCCGTGCCGCCGATGCGCACCGCCCCCTGCTGCGGAATTCCCTCCTGCAGCAGCAGGCGGACGATGGTGGATTTGCCGGCTCCGCTGGGGCCGACGATCCCCACCCGTTCACCCGCCGCGATCCGGAAGCTCAATCCCTGGTGTGCCGGACGTTCCGGCGTGTAGGAGAACGTCACGTGGTCGAATTCGATGGTGGGGTCCAGATGCGTGGGTGCGTGCGCGCCCCGCCGTGCCGCATGCGAACTGGCTGTCGACTCCGCATCCATCAGCGCGTGAATGCTGGCCGCGGCCGACTGGCCCAGCATGCCGCGGTGCAGGACCGCGCGCAGGTCACGCAGGGGACGGAAAATCTCCGTGCCCGCCATCAGGACGATCAGCAGCGCCTCCAGGCTCATCTGGCCCTGGCCGACGCGCCACGCGCCCAGCGTCAGGGCGAGCGCCGCGCCGAGCGCCACGCCCAGGTCGCTGATGCCGCGTGTCAGCAGGCTGACCGACAACACCCACATGGTGCCATCCGACAAGCGGCGTGCGCGTGCGGCCAACCGCCTGCCCCAGGACTTGCCCTGGCCGAAGGACTTCAGCGTGGGCAGGCCCTGCACCGCGTCCAGGAATTCCTCGCCGAAGTCCTTCAACGACTTCGCCCGCTCCAGGCTGGCGCGCTTGTCCAGCATATGCACGGCCATGGGACCGAACAGGGCAAATACGGCCGCGGCCAGGAACACCGCGGCGGTCGGCACGTCCCAGTACGCGATGACTGCGAAGATGGCGAAAGGCGCCGCGGCCGCGATGGCGACCTGGGGCAGGTATTGGCCGAAAAAAGTCTGGAGCTGTTCGACGCCGTCCACCACGGTCAGCATGACGCCGCCGGTGCGCTGGTTGGCGAACCATGCGGGTCCAAGCGCCACGATGCGATCGTAGAGCCGGCCGCGCAATACCTGTTGCACGGTCGCTGCGCAGCGGTTCGCCTGCTGCGTGCGCCAATGATCGAACAGCGCGCGCAGCACCACCATCACGACCGCCGCCCCTGCCGGCGCGGCCCAACGCTGCCATGGATCGCCGGCAAGAACGCGTGCCAGCATCTGGCCCAGGAAGACATAGCGCAGGATGCCCGCTGCCAATGCCAGCAGGCCCAGCAGGATCCCGCCGGCCATGCGCGCCCGCATGCCCTGCGTGAATTGCCACAGCCGGTAATCGAAATACATGCGGATGCCCCTGATTGCCGTGTACGGCGCAATTCCGGCGCCAGAACCGCATAGCGAGGTGGCGTGCCGGCGGTTCAAGCGGACGTTGTCTTCATTCCAAACCCACGCATTGTTGCCGTCGTCGGCCGCGGCGCACTAGTGATAGTTTTTCGATCTTCGGTTGAGTTAAATTACACCCATGGCAAGCCTTCCCAATCGCACACCTCCGCTCGCCGCCCTGCGCGCCTTCGAGGCTGTCGCACGCCTGGGCAGCCTGAGCCGCGCCGCCGCCGAGCTCAACGTGACGAAGAGCGCCGTCAGCCATCAATTGCGCGCGCTGGAGGCCGACCTGGGCGTCGTGCTGCTGCGGCGCGGGGGCACCACCCGGCGGGCGGAAACCACGGACGCCGGAGCCGACCTGCTGTCCTCGGTGCAACAAGCCTTGACCCTGCTGGCAAGCGCCTGCCGCAATGTGCGCGCGGCGGCCAGGGGCCGGCAGCCCCAGCGCCTGAACATTTCGGCGAACCCCTCGCTGGCGGCCTTGTGGCTCGCGCCCCGCATCGGGCGCTTCGTCGAGCTTCACCCGGATATCGACATCCAGGTCTATCTGCACAGCAACCAGGACCCGGCGTGGCAGGAACAGGATATCGACCTGGCTTTCCTGCATATGCGGGACGAAGGGCCGCATCGGCCCGCGGCAGGCGACATTCGGCTGATGACGGAGACGGTAGTGCCGGTATGCAGTCCGGTCCTGGTCGATACCGCCTCGCGGGATGATCCGGCGCTCTTCAGCCGCTGCCGCTGGCTCGAGGAGAAGCACATCGCCAGCCCGGAGACGAGTTGGCGGACCTGGTGGAAGCGCCTGGGCCTGCGCGATGCCGATTGGCAGGAGCCCTTGGTCCTGAGCGGACTGAGCACCGTGGTGTCGGCCGCGGTGGCCGGCGCCGGCATCGCGCTGGGCCGCTCGCCGCTGATCGACGAGGAAGTGGCGCGCGGAGGTTTGGTGCCCTTGATGCCGGCGTTGCGCATGGCGGGATCATGGGGCTATGTCATACGCATGCGACCGGATCGCCCCAACGATGCCGCCCTACCGGCCCTGGTGGAATTCCTGCTGGAAGAAGCCAAGCATGCTGGTTCTTAGCGGGGGCGGGGCTACCGCTGCTGGATCTAACAAGGAGCAGACGGCGAGCCGTGTGGATGTCGCGTCCACAAGCCTATG
Coding sequences within it:
- a CDS encoding AraC family transcriptional regulator; protein product: MVTLLTALAPQEGYNLTVLPDVRILRSDRPLTRTPVLYDPGIVIVCQGRKRGFLGDRVYVYDAQHYLAVAVPVPFTMETDATPESPLLALYMHLDFQVAAELMIQIDRHGPPSSQDAPQPMMSSPMDASMRASVLRFLEAMNQPLDAAILGRGLVRELYFRVLTGAQGDTMRAALAMQGQFGKIGKALERIHATYAEPLDLPGLANQAGMSIPTFHSHFKAITSTSPMQYVKSTRLHQARLLMVRQGMTAEAACHAVGYASPSQFNREFKRLFGRTPAAETKRLRESFALPPAFPEAKFVSSH
- a CDS encoding oxidoreductase — encoded protein: MSSTRTMLITGVSSGFGRALAEEALAAGYRVVGTVRSEQAKHDFESLNAARAFGRILDVTDFDSIPDVVNDIEANLGPLDVLVNNAGYGHEGVMEESPLDAMRRQFDVNVFGAVAVTKCVLPHMRERRHGHILNITSMGGFITMPGIAYYCGSKFALEGISEVLGKEVRQFGIRVTAVAPGSFRTDWAGRSMVRSPRSIADYDSLFDPIRKGREEKSGRQLGDPVKAARAMLSIIDADEPPAHLLLGSDALGMVREKFSLLSAELDAWESVTRSTDG
- a CDS encoding TerC family protein, translating into MDYLLSLTQDPAAWIALATLIAMEVVLGIDNLIFISILTNKLPAAQQARGRRIGIGLALILRLALLGTVAFIVQLTQPLFEIFGRGISWRDLILIAGGLFLVWKATKEIHHHVDPDPGGDIFEGKAATIGFAAAIGQILLLDLVFSIDSIITAVGMTEHIPIMFIAVIVAVLVMLLAADPLARFIQRNPTVVMLALGFLLMIGMTLIAEGFGAHVPKGYIYAAMAFSALVEGLNLMARRAKDRRGGGAGGH
- a CDS encoding ATP-binding cassette domain-containing protein, which translates into the protein MYFDYRLWQFTQGMRARMAGGILLGLLALAAGILRYVFLGQMLARVLAGDPWQRWAAPAGAAVVMVVLRALFDHWRTQQANRCAATVQQVLRGRLYDRIVALGPAWFANQRTGGVMLTVVDGVEQLQTFFGQYLPQVAIAAAAPFAIFAVIAYWDVPTAAVFLAAAVFALFGPMAVHMLDKRASLERAKSLKDFGEEFLDAVQGLPTLKSFGQGKSWGRRLAARARRLSDGTMWVLSVSLLTRGISDLGVALGAALALTLGAWRVGQGQMSLEALLIVLMAGTEIFRPLRDLRAVLHRGMLGQSAAASIHALMDAESTASSHAARRGAHAPTHLDPTIEFDHVTFSYTPERPAHQGLSFRIAAGERVGIVGPSGAGKSTIVRLLLQEGIPQQGAVRIGGTDVRELDAQALLSRIAVVSQDITLFHGTLDDNLRLGRPDATHEEVRAAARAANIDDFIQALPKGYATRIGERGLQLSGGQRQRIAIARALLRDAPILILDEALSSVDTENEAIIQQALDRLMAGRTTLILAHRLASVVGADRCLVLDRGSIVEQGTHAELMARQGLYYRLMHDQDAARRQAAQDRPAEAATAMTQVVQDGTEAAGTPRPGPAPRALDEDADHVGWRETLATLLAVVRPWRGTLLTTIVLGVARVAAYIGVGVLSALVVAAIRDGRPTGGLVIGLLIAAPLAALFHWLESWLAHAMAYQLLGDMRVKLYDKLERLAPAYLLQRRSGDLVALATQDVEMIEYFYAHTIGPAIVSLLVPLTVLGFLAAYSWPVALALLPFLAYALFAPIRGRRRIDALGDKARAALGEMSAHTTDTIQGLGELTAFQATGRRRAQFLLLAERYGLRRLDMLRDLSSQTARFEIAMGSGGLAVAIVGAMLVSAGALAPGMLPLLILIALATFLPVSEISQVSRQLADTVAASRRLHVVSHEPEPVTDGPRTAPQAAEGLSLEFDRVRFTYPGNREPTLKDLSFQVPAGAMAAIVGASGAGKSTVASLLLRFWDPGQGTVRLGGIDVRELNLDELRECVALVTQDTYLFNDTLEANIRLARPDASEAELQAALEQAALADFVLALPEGLATRVGERGMQLSGGQRQRISIARAFLKNAPVLILDEATSHLDTLSELQVRRALQVLMQHRTTLVIAHRLSTIQEADLILVLQNGALAQRGTHEELLGQHGFYARASAH
- a CDS encoding LysR substrate-binding domain-containing protein, whose product is MASLPNRTPPLAALRAFEAVARLGSLSRAAAELNVTKSAVSHQLRALEADLGVVLLRRGGTTRRAETTDAGADLLSSVQQALTLLASACRNVRAAARGRQPQRLNISANPSLAALWLAPRIGRFVELHPDIDIQVYLHSNQDPAWQEQDIDLAFLHMRDEGPHRPAAGDIRLMTETVVPVCSPVLVDTASRDDPALFSRCRWLEEKHIASPETSWRTWWKRLGLRDADWQEPLVLSGLSTVVSAAVAGAGIALGRSPLIDEEVARGGLVPLMPALRMAGSWGYVIRMRPDRPNDAALPALVEFLLEEAKHAGS